A single genomic interval of Hevea brasiliensis isolate MT/VB/25A 57/8 chromosome 4, ASM3005281v1, whole genome shotgun sequence harbors:
- the LOC110669770 gene encoding uncharacterized protein LOC110669770 produces the protein MISRKGIEVDPDKVKAIQEMPAPRTEKEIRGFLGKVQYISRFTARLTTTCVPIFKLLRKNQPVVWNEQCQEAFEKIKQYLSNPPILSPPIPSIPLILYLSVENMALGAMLAQEVENLERAIYYISKKLLAYEENYSLIEKTCLAVVWATKKLRHYFQTHRVIVVSRMDPLKYLFEVPTLVGKLAKWLVLLSEFDIVYETRKTIKGRVVAEFLSENPVNEEEEVETAFPDESLKLVEVQPWKMYFDGAMNKSGAGIGVVLEAPNGEQLLMSKRLCFPTTNNIAEYEACICGLEALIAVGAKKVEVFGDSMLVVSHIKGEWELKEEKLRPYLEYAKKLLFSFEEVTMKHMPRAKNQMADALATLASLWEKGDQKLTQPVILMRSRIPCYEGLIIAHLDLEDEMKWYEDIRRYLEVREYAQSANSRDRATIRRLATQFTLAGGATLQKVLRMTIALVCDKKAV, from the coding sequence ATGATTAGTAGAAAAGGGATTGAGGTTGACCCAGATAAGGTGAAGGCAATCCAGGAGATGCCAGCCCCGAGAACAGAAAAAGAGATTAGAGGTTTCTTAGGAAAAGTACAGTACATCAGTAGGTTCACAGCTAGGCTCACAACTACCTGTGTACCAATTTTTAAGCTACTAAGAAAGAATCAGCCAGTGGTGTGGAATGAGCAATGTCAAGAGGCATTTGAAAAGATAAAGCAGTACCTGAGCAATCCACCAATTTTGTCACCACCCATCCCTAGCATCCCTCTAATCCTCTACCTATCAGTGGAAAACATGGCCCTGGGGGCAATGTTGGCACAAGAAGTAGAGAATCTGGAGAGAGCCATCTATTACATCAGTAAGAAACTCCTTGCTTATGAGGAGAATTATTCACTAATAGAAAAAACCTGTCTGGCTGTAGTATGGGCAACTAAGAAGTTAAGGCACTACTTTCAGACCCATCGAGTTATTGTAGTATCCCGGATGGATCCTTTAAAGTACCTATTTGAAGTACCGACGCTAGTTGGAAAATTGGCCAAATGGTTGGTCCTACTGTCTGAATTTGATATTGTGTATGAGACTCGAAAAACCATCAAAGGGCGTGTAGTGGCCGAATTTCTTtctgaaaatccagttaatgaAGAGGAAGAAGTCGAAACAGCCTTCCCGGATGAGAGTCTTAAGCTAGTAGAGGTCCAGCCATGGAAAATGTACTTTGATGGGGCCATGAATAAGAGCGGAGCCGGTATAGGGGTAGTTTTGGAAGCACCGAATGGAGAACAATTGTTAATGTCAAAAAGGCTATGTTTCCCAACCACTAATAATATTGCAGAATATGAGGCTTGCATTTGTGGCCTAGAGGCATTAATAGCTGTTGGGGCTAAAAAAGTGGAGGTGTTTGGAGATTCAATGCTAGTAGTTTCCCATATTAAAGGTGAAtgggaattgaaagaagaaaagttgaggccATACCTAGAGTATGCTAAGAAACTATTATTTAGCTTTGAGGAAGTGACAATGAAGCACATGCCTAGAGCTAAGAACCAGATGGCTGATGCTCTAGCCACGCTGGCATCCTTATGGGAGAAGGGTGATCAGAAGTTGACCCAGCCAGTTATCCTGATGAGGAGTAGAATCCCATGCTATGAAGGGTTAATAATAGCACATTTAGATCTAGAAGATGAGATGAAATGGTATGAGGACATAAGAAGATATTTAGAGGTAAGAGAATACGCACAGTCAGCCAATAGTagggatagagctacaattcgtagattagccactcagttcACTTTGGCTGGGGGGGCAACTCTACAAAAGGTTCTTCGAATGACTATTGCTCTTGTGTGTGACAAAAAAGCAGTCTGA